The stretch of DNA AAACTCATCGAATCTTTGCGTATTCATGTCTtaacaaaaagataaaacagaCAAAATAATGCAGAGTAACAAATAGTAAAGTGCACTCTTTGGTTTGCAGAAACGGACACAAGTTGATAGATATTCAACGGGCAAAAATTTACACGGTGAAAACTATGTGGTAGGGCACATTCGAAAATTTTGCAATGGGACTTTATGGCTTCAAATTCTAGTCTAATTCAACAAGTGGCTTATGAAGGCGCCTTTGTCATCGTTCAGTCACACGAACAAAGAGCAATTGGGAAGGTTATAATGGGTgcaaaatctcatttgaaCACTTCTGGAACAAGGCAATGAGGCCACTTTCTGTTTCAAGCGTCAACCGCAAGAACTTTTGTAATTAGTCCAAATTGGAAACCACGATTGGGGTCAAACCCTATATCAATATCAACAGCCTCAAATTGTTGACCCATGTTTGACCGTGGGACCAAGTGTGCGTCGAATAAGACGTTACAATAAATTAGGATGCAAGCTTTGCTGATCATTTGATAAAACTTTCATGTTGAAACACTAACAAATAAgaaaatttgcactttttaaagCCTTCAAATACATAGCTGTCACCCTAAATGTGCACTCCCATTTTTGCTATGCTCCTTTACATTTTGAAGATTGTAACAAGCATAGGGATTCTCAGGCGACATCAAAATAGAAGTAGAATCATCTGGAATCATTATAAGGCATTCATTTCTTAATCCCCGTTGTAAACGCAGTAAAATATGAAGCAGCGTGAAAAAGAAAGTCGGAGAAGTGCACTTTTTTGGTTGGTAGAATTTGATTTCTGTTGCTATTTGTAGAATCATTTCCGTTCCATAGGGGTTTCTAAAATCCATCATTAaggcaaaattcaatttccgtGTGAAGCGCATATCTCATGCCACGTGGTACAAAGTCAGTTCCGCAAATCATAATGTTACGAAAGGCATTGTGTTTACTAGTCTTAAAGAAGGGcttaaattggttcaaaacgGACATtccaatgccaagaaaataATACCGTAACGTTTCCATTCTTGCGTGCCAATTACATAAGTTAACCGGAGGATGACTTTGAAATTTTCTGAACAACGATATCATAGAAAGCGAGCAACTGGATTTGTGTTTGGGGATCTTTCATTGGGAAATCTTGTTCGGTGTTCAATCAGAGCCGCCAAGGAGCCGAATTTAGATGAAACGCCTGTCATCTGACTGCTTGGAAACTTGGAAAGTTAGATAGATGACAAATGAGTGTGGCGGCGTAGCTAGTTATTATCTAATTGCCGGATCAGTTCGCCTCATCTCCAGATCCGTCTTGAGACTTGACCATCAAAGGGAATGAATCACAAGAGCGGCGATTTTAAAATTCCCTTCTCCTTTTTCACCCCTAGGTCTCAAGTTACCAAGGCAAATTGAAGCGTTTGGAGGAGCATCAGAAGAGGTTGATGAATGACAATGCAGAGTTAAAGGATCTTTGTCTGTATTTGGATGAGGAGCGAACCAACACGCTTTTACCATGTCCACATTGTCATAAGCTCATTGACCAGCCTTTGccaccaaatattgtataccCTAATGGAAGCTCGGCCAACAATCCTGGAGTCAAAGCCAAAGGGGCCCCGTCATCATTGAGTGATGGTGGGAGTGGTCCAATGTCCACTGCCACATCCTCATCATCGGAAGAAGGTACCTTGCCAGGAATTTACTTATACTAGGTTAAGGCTACCATGATAAAGCTATGGGTCGAAGATTAAGTTATGACCCGTATAAACTTACATTTGCGTGTAGGTCGAtcgtaaaaaaaagattgtggGAGACAAGTTATCTCATATGTATGGGAGAGCATTTTCACTTTTGAGTTCTTGTATCATTTGTGGGCACATTCGtccacatttgacaaaaaactcCACCAGACCCTTGTCATAGAGGGCGACAAACTCCAGTTAGGTTGTTTACAATAGAGGGGCAAATCgaaaaattgttatttttattgACAAACACACTTCCCATAGCTTTTATACCTCAGGACAAAACAACATATATTGACGATGGAGTATAATGACGAAATCTGTTAGAAATGGCAATATCCAGAGAGCGTCATTCGGCAAACATGAAAGTTATGGAGAGGAGATTTATTTGTTGTCCTGATAATTAAGAAATATCAATGGAGATAGATCAAAAATCGTTTATCATTGTGGCAACGTTAATgtgaaccaaaagaaaataagCTTTATGAATTGCTCCACGAACTCGTTTTATTCCTTTCGTCGAGTAAGTgtttttaaatcatatttaaaaagaatatttaTCATTGATATAAGAAGTCTTCAAAAAGCTTACCTagacaaaatgcaaaactttGGTGGGGGATTTGTTTGGCCATTATTAGCCTAACAGTTACCAATGGCGGGACTAATTATTTAGAAATTTCTGCTCCCCTGCTGGTCCTGGCAATGGCAAAGAAAGCGGTTCATACTTCATACACTTCCCTCTGAAGCTTCCATCCATCAATGATTTCTCCAATCTCACTTCATCTCAAATATCAACCTCCAACGCTGCTAATGCTACAGCAACAGCCATTCCCCTTTCAGAATTATTGGCCACGGTGCGATTCTCAAATGACTGGCAAAAATAGTATACACTACACTGCAGTAATGGCATGGAGGTAAAAActtttgatttccattttcatacATGACCATACTGGCGATTGATGAAAGATCTGCCCACTATTTCAGCCATCAATCCCCGTCTTAAAACCTGAGTTTGGGAAATGAAAGATCTCGCTAGAAAATAATGCAGCGTGCAAATCGCTCGTTAAAGCTCAAACTTCAGGGAGGGTCGGCTGATTATGTATGCACTTGCCATGCCAAAAGTCCAATTCGTTTTGGCTTGGCAGACGATGCCAGTCTCGGTAGTTGGGGTCGGTGGTTCggggtttaaaaaaaaggtgcTCAATTTCTCGTTTCAGGCTCTAGTCTCCACGATACTTCGGCGTCCAATTGCTCTTCGGACACCATGGAGAAGATCAATGTCCGGGAGCAACAACTGACCGAGTCCTCTGAGAAAGCTTTGGAGGTGTTTACTGTCTTCGAACAAGCCAACACTGCGGACCTTCAAGAGTACTCTTCGGAGCAAGCTATCATCAAGGAGATGTGCAATGTGGTGTGGAGAGCATTGGAGAGTGATGTCTAGAAATACCGATGGGAATAAATAATACTTGCCGTCTTTCATAAACAATCACTGGATGCtaaatcttttcatttctcaagATTGGGTTTGGTTCAGGTGTCTAAGGATCTGTCTATTTGATAGGGTACTTGTTCGATACACTAAAAGCCATGGATTTAGCCCAACCGGAGCaatttttgagatttttggaaaaaaatcctggagGTCCTCAAGGTTCTAGATTCGAGTGTTGTTGAAGACCACTCGATTCAACTTTACTAGCATTTGTCTAAGGAGAAGAGATTGGAACATGTGCTAAAATATTATGGTAAATAAAGGTTGAGCAAGAGAACCTGACATTAATCATTCATctaattgaagtcccctacgAAGAAAACCTTCGACTCAATTGCCCCAGCCAATCCCTTACTGTGAATCggaaaattgacaagaaagAGCTGACAGAACAAAAAGGAGGCCTTTAAAGCACTTTTCCTTTAGACATTGGAACATGACTTGTGATTTAATCATTTCTAATTGTATATATGCATCCCCAGGCGAAAACATGGGATTGCCGGGGCGTATTCTATTGCATCGAACTGAATCtaaaccaaccatggctagTTCTACATCTAAGACCCTTGctcgaagccaagtttctgtcatagaaatgaacgagacccCATATCAATAGCTAGCTTTTAGGGATTAGGTTCTTCTGAACATAAAGAGATATATATTAGTTTTAGGGAAATACCATCGTCATTTTAATGTTCTCTTACTCCAACTCTGGTAACCACTCCAATAGACGCTCAAACAAGAAGGCCCGTTGTACATGGATTGCTTTACTGGTAATACTGCGTTGGTGGATGGAAGTGAGTCTATGTCTAGTATGTCTAGTGAGTAAGCTGGGGTGCACTAGCCTTCATTGCTGATCTTATTTGTACCTTttcttagggcggctttacactacgatggaaaagCAAGATTGAATAAtacggtttgaggatggaagtagtactagtgctggggcgagtccagcagaggactcgagtctttcattgtactcaagtcgaacaaaaagactcatgttccaaaatttaaaccaaagaatggGATCTTTTTTTCACAGATCTGGACTTGAGTGATTTAGAAAGgattcggactcgagtctggactcgccccagtactagtcctacttctatcctcaaaccggattcaatcctgattttccatcgtagtgtaaagccgcccttaaactttcagcctttttacacctttttttctatttttaagcttttttgcacctttttgtctctgaaaggctttggctttttttttgcGCCTCCCTATTCTTGAGCCATAAAGCAAAGAATTTTCGTTTTTATAAGAATTCAGTTTAAAAGAGGCCGAAcacatttgaatgaaaatttgcgatctttttcaacatgttcacattattgttttttttttttaatatggCAAAGTTATAAATTCTAAGCTAAGCTGCAAACCTAGTGACATGCAAAGTTTACAGTTAGCCCAAAGGCGATTTTCTAAAttatttcaactttgacaTCAATAAAGCAAAATCGGCTTTTCTTTTAGGATACAAGGCGCCATTGATGGGCATCGGTGATTTAAAAGTTAAATTCGtcaattttcaagtcattgCGGAAAAGCTATCTTTCTCAATCCTTAATCAAGTACTTTTCTCCAAGTGCACAGGGTGACAAGAAAAGCTTAGAACAccgtctagaaatctatggctgaggcgaatgaaaaggactaatGCTGATTGCAAGTATGATCAATTCTGATCCTGAAAAGTAAACATCTTCTAAATAGTTGTTTACAATGATACTTTTTGCCGTACTTTAAGTTGTTTGACATACTAATCTGAGGTAGTTGCAAAAATACGGTTTTGTCAGAAAGTTGCTCTC from Tigriopus californicus strain San Diego chromosome 3, Tcal_SD_v2.1, whole genome shotgun sequence encodes:
- the LOC131878102 gene encoding coiled-coil domain-containing protein 85C-A-like, whose product is MTESAVDLRAQLDRCLKSIALLREQNQRLSQDNQELRDLCCFLDDDRQKGKRLAREWQKFGRYTAKVMRQEVSSYQGKLKRLEEHQKRLMNDNAELKDLCLYLDEERTNTLLPCPHCHKLIDQPLPPNIVYPNGSSANNPGVKAKGAPSSLSDGGSGPMSTATSSSSEEGSSLHDTSASNCSSDTMEKINVREQQLTESSEKALEVFTVFEQANTADLQEYSSEQAIIKEMCNVVWRALESDV